Proteins encoded in a region of the Thiovulum sp. ES genome:
- a CDS encoding lactate dehydrogenase-like oxidoreductase (PFAM: D-isomer specific 2-hydroxyacid dehydrogenase, NAD binding domain; D-isomer specific 2-hydroxyacid dehydrogenase, catalytic domain) — MENSRKIVVLDGDTLGKDVDLDFLSKFGDIKIYGRTLPEETAERISGAEIVLTNKVILDRKILENAKSLKLIQITATGMNNVDLHSANEFGIAVKNVAGYSTESVVQHTFSVLFYLLGSLKYQDNFVKEGAWTNSGIFTNVQSPFWEISGKTFGIIGFGTIGKRVAEVASIFGAKAIYYSTSGKNSSEKFEQVSLKELLEKSDVISIHAPLNDQTKSLLNRDNLHLIANGKVLLNMGRGGIVNEVDIADEVEKRNLLFGTDVASTEPLPKENPLQRIMNRSNVFITPHIAWASIEARKKLLKVVERNISSFIS; from the coding sequence ATGGAAAACAGTCGTAAAATAGTAGTTCTGGACGGAGATACTCTCGGAAAAGATGTCGATTTAGATTTTTTATCAAAATTTGGCGATATCAAGATTTACGGGAGAACTCTCCCCGAAGAGACTGCGGAAAGAATTTCTGGTGCTGAAATTGTTTTAACAAATAAGGTGATTTTAGATCGTAAAATTTTAGAAAATGCAAAAAGCTTAAAACTGATTCAGATAACAGCGACAGGAATGAATAATGTTGATTTACACTCAGCAAATGAATTTGGAATTGCTGTTAAAAATGTTGCTGGATATTCGACGGAGTCAGTTGTTCAACACACTTTTTCAGTTCTATTTTATCTTCTTGGTTCTCTTAAATATCAAGATAATTTTGTGAAAGAGGGAGCTTGGACAAATTCAGGAATTTTTACAAATGTGCAGAGTCCGTTTTGGGAAATTTCTGGAAAGACATTTGGAATTATTGGATTTGGAACAATTGGGAAACGAGTAGCAGAAGTTGCTTCAATTTTTGGAGCAAAAGCTATCTACTATTCAACATCGGGAAAAAACAGTTCTGAAAAATTTGAGCAAGTTTCATTAAAAGAGCTTTTGGAGAAATCTGATGTAATTTCAATTCATGCTCCGCTGAATGATCAAACAAAATCACTCTTAAATAGAGATAATTTACACCTCATCGCTAATGGAAAAGTTTTACTTAATATGGGACGAGGTGGAATTGTCAATGAAGTTGATATTGCTGATGAGGTCGAAAAAAGAAATCTTCTTTTTGGAACCGATGTCGCTTCAACTGAACCGCTACCAAAAGAGAATCCTCTTCAAAGAATTATGAATAGAAGCAATGTTTTTATCACTCCACATATTGCTTGGGCTTCAATTGAGGCACGAAAAAAATTACTTAAAGTTGTAGAGCGAAACATCTCTAGTTTTATTTCTTAA
- a CDS encoding uncharacterized protein, cytoplasmic domain of flagellar protein FhlB like protein (PFAM: FlhB HrpN YscU SpaS Family~TIGRFAM: flhB C-terminus-related protein) translates to MYDKREFQKRRAAALKYNRGEGSAPKVVASGRGAVADKIVEKAKEFDVPLFKNEALANSLLDVDIGEKIPPQLYKTVAEVFIWLLSSEQLAVKEKEAEEEANKQK, encoded by the coding sequence ATGTATGACAAAAGAGAGTTTCAAAAACGACGAGCAGCAGCATTAAAATATAATCGGGGTGAAGGTTCTGCCCCAAAAGTTGTCGCTAGTGGTCGTGGTGCTGTTGCGGATAAAATTGTTGAAAAAGCAAAAGAGTTTGATGTTCCACTCTTTAAAAACGAGGCACTTGCAAATTCATTACTTGATGTTGATATTGGTGAAAAGATACCACCACAACTATATAAAACTGTTGCGGAAGTCTTTATTTGGCTTCTCTCATCGGAACAACTTGCCGTAAAAGAGAAAGAGGCAGAAGAAGAGGCAAACAAACAAAAATAA
- a CDS encoding cytochrome oxidase maturation protein, cbb3-type (PFAM: Cytochrome oxidase maturation protein cbb3-type~TIGRFAM: cytochrome oxidase maturation protein, cbb3-type), which translates to MSDDTIILMLGASTILGALGLTAFIWGLKTKQFDDSDKMMNAVLFDNEEDLNRIAKQENKKQKSELPDV; encoded by the coding sequence TTGAGCGACGATACAATTATTCTCATGCTAGGAGCTTCAACAATTTTGGGAGCTTTAGGACTAACGGCATTTATCTGGGGACTAAAAACGAAGCAATTTGATGATAGCGACAAAATGATGAATGCTGTTCTTTTTGACAATGAAGAAGATTTGAATCGGATTGCGAAACAGGAAAATAAAAAACAGAAATCGGAACTGCCTGATGTATGA
- a CDS encoding guanylate kinase (PFAM: Guanylate kinase~TIGRFAM: guanylate kinase): MDKGRILIMSGPSGSGKSSIINYILSEVENSVLSISTTSREPREGEIDGMDYNFVEKSEFKEMIQNDKFLEYENVHGNFYGTELEFVEDAINFGKLLVFDVDTRGRESILKAFPDLTVTLFVTTPTKHILEERLRSRGTENEEQLQKRLKNATEEMKDLEKFDFLIINDDLDNAKDSAIHIAKMTLLKPSKDMSDELQKFWDM; encoded by the coding sequence ATGGATAAGGGTCGAATTTTAATTATGTCTGGACCAAGCGGTAGCGGAAAAAGTTCAATTATAAACTATATTCTTTCAGAGGTAGAAAACTCAGTTCTTTCAATCTCGACAACTTCAAGAGAACCGCGAGAAGGCGAAATCGACGGAATGGATTACAATTTTGTTGAAAAGAGCGAATTTAAAGAGATGATTCAAAACGATAAGTTTCTCGAGTATGAAAATGTTCATGGAAACTTCTATGGAACAGAGCTGGAATTTGTCGAAGATGCTATAAATTTTGGAAAGCTTCTTGTTTTTGATGTTGATACTCGAGGCCGAGAATCTATTTTGAAAGCTTTTCCAGATTTGACAGTAACACTGTTTGTAACAACTCCAACAAAACATATTCTTGAAGAGAGATTAAGAAGTCGCGGAACAGAAAATGAAGAACAACTCCAAAAAAGATTGAAAAATGCGACTGAGGAGATGAAAGATTTAGAGAAGTTTGACTTTTTAATTATAAATGATGATTTAGATAATGCAAAAGATAGTGCAATTCATATCGCAAAAATGACTCTACTCAAACCATCAAAAGATATGTCTGACGAACTACAAAAATTCTGGGATATGTAA
- a CDS encoding DNA polymerase III, beta subunit (PFAM: DNA polymerase III beta subunit, C-terminal domain; DNA polymerase III beta subunit, N-terminal domain; DNA polymerase III beta subunit, central domain~TIGRFAM: DNA polymerase III, beta subunit), which translates to MQTKIEHGIMIEKSGKVLVNGVEFINMLKALKRENVVLQKMSSFLQIRQGKTVLSVKTIAGQDLPKFPTKEEKSSIKFDGAVLKDAFSKIAVAIDSNSPKYEITGGLISISNDGVKFVSTDTKRLIFVEESGSFENIEELEMILPKTAIIEIPKLFGGNIEFFYDSDSLVIENENLYFFTRLINGKYPNWKRIVPETFNSEYKFSIKNSIESVKTISMIAPEISVEMNGENVILETLEDGSSKTKGSTEFEVDFEFEEPIRVGLNTKFILDAFSVFRGDEVHFGFNESNRPFLLTEGNTKVVVMPINL; encoded by the coding sequence TTGCAAACAAAAATCGAACACGGAATCATGATTGAAAAGAGCGGAAAAGTTCTTGTAAATGGTGTCGAGTTTATAAACATGTTGAAAGCACTGAAACGAGAAAATGTTGTTCTTCAAAAAATGAGCAGTTTTTTACAAATCAGACAGGGAAAAACTGTTTTAAGTGTCAAAACAATTGCGGGGCAAGATTTACCAAAATTTCCAACAAAAGAGGAAAAATCTTCAATTAAATTTGACGGTGCAGTTTTAAAAGATGCTTTTTCAAAAATAGCTGTTGCAATTGATAGCAACTCTCCAAAATATGAAATTACTGGTGGTCTAATCTCGATTTCAAATGATGGAGTTAAATTTGTTTCAACTGATACAAAACGACTTATTTTTGTAGAAGAGAGCGGTTCTTTTGAAAATATAGAAGAGCTTGAGATGATTCTCCCAAAAACTGCAATTATTGAGATTCCAAAACTTTTTGGCGGAAATATTGAGTTTTTCTACGATTCAGATTCGCTTGTAATTGAGAATGAAAATTTATATTTCTTCACTCGATTAATCAATGGAAAATATCCAAATTGGAAAAGAATTGTTCCTGAAACTTTCAATTCAGAATATAAATTCTCGATTAAAAACTCTATTGAGAGTGTAAAAACAATTTCAATGATCGCTCCTGAAATTTCAGTTGAGATGAACGGCGAAAATGTGATTCTTGAAACACTTGAAGATGGTTCTAGTAAAACAAAAGGTAGCACAGAATTTGAAGTCGATTTTGAATTTGAAGAACCTATTAGAGTTGGTTTGAATACAAAATTTATTTTGGATGCTTTTTCTGTTTTTAGAGGCGATGAGGTGCATTTTGGATTTAATGAATCAAATCGACCATTTTTACTCACAGAAGGTAATACAAAAGTCGTTGTAATGCCTATCAACTTATAA
- a CDS encoding argininosuccinate synthase (PFAM: Arginosuccinate synthase~TIGRFAM: argininosuccinate synthase), whose amino-acid sequence MKKEVKKVVLAYSGGLDTSVILKWLQDEYNCEVVTFTADIGQGEEVEPARAKALGLGIKPENIFIENLEEEFVRDYVFPMFRANAIYEGEYLLGTSIARPLIAKRQAEIAKQVDADGVSHGATGKGNDQVRFELGYLGINSSLTIIAPWREWDLNSREKLLKYAEEHGISIDRKGKKSPYSMDANLLHISYEGGILENPWAEPEKDMWRWTVDPEEAPNEAEYIELEYKNGDPIKLNGKELSPAEMLRELNQLGGKHGIGRIDIVENRFVGMKSRGAYETPGGTIMLKSHRAIESICLDREEAHLKDELMPKYAKLIYNGFWFSPERRMLQSAIDQTQKNVEGKVRLKLYKGNIFVVGRESEKSLFNADYSTFEEDEVYNQKDAEGFIRLNALRFIIEGKARN is encoded by the coding sequence GTGAAAAAAGAAGTTAAAAAAGTTGTTCTTGCTTACTCTGGTGGGCTTGATACAAGTGTTATTTTAAAATGGTTACAAGATGAATACAATTGTGAAGTCGTAACATTTACAGCAGACATTGGGCAAGGTGAAGAAGTTGAACCTGCTCGTGCAAAAGCACTCGGTTTAGGAATTAAGCCTGAAAACATTTTTATTGAAAACCTTGAAGAGGAGTTTGTTCGTGATTATGTTTTTCCAATGTTCCGAGCAAATGCAATTTATGAAGGCGAGTATCTTTTAGGAACTTCAATCGCTCGACCACTCATTGCAAAACGACAAGCAGAAATTGCAAAACAAGTTGATGCTGACGGAGTTTCACACGGTGCTACTGGAAAAGGAAATGACCAAGTTCGTTTTGAGTTGGGTTATCTTGGAATTAATAGCAGTTTAACAATTATTGCACCTTGGAGAGAGTGGGATTTGAATTCTCGAGAAAAACTTTTGAAATATGCAGAAGAGCATGGAATTTCAATTGACCGAAAAGGGAAAAAATCTCCGTATTCAATGGATGCAAATCTACTTCATATTTCATACGAAGGTGGAATTTTAGAAAATCCGTGGGCTGAACCTGAAAAAGATATGTGGAGATGGACAGTTGATCCTGAAGAAGCTCCAAATGAAGCTGAATATATCGAACTTGAATACAAAAACGGTGATCCAATAAAATTAAATGGAAAAGAGCTTTCACCTGCGGAAATGTTGAGAGAATTAAATCAGCTTGGTGGAAAACATGGAATTGGGCGAATTGATATTGTTGAAAATAGATTTGTTGGAATGAAAAGTCGAGGGGCTTACGAAACACCAGGTGGAACAATCATGTTGAAATCTCACCGAGCTATTGAGTCGATTTGCCTTGACCGAGAAGAAGCACACTTGAAAGATGAATTGATGCCGAAATATGCGAAATTGATTTACAATGGATTCTGGTTTTCGCCTGAGCGACGAATGTTACAGAGTGCGATTGACCAAACTCAAAAAAATGTTGAAGGAAAAGTTCGATTGAAACTCTACAAAGGGAATATTTTTGTAGTTGGTCGGGAATCTGAAAAATCTCTTTTCAATGCCGATTACTCTACTTTTGAAGAGGATGAGGTTTATAACCAAAAAGATGCTGAAGGTTTCATTCGACTTAATGCACTACGATTTATTATTGAGGGAAAGGCTAGAAACTGA
- a CDS encoding ADP-heptose:LPS heptosyltransferase (PFAM: Glycosyltransferase family 9 (heptosyltransferase)): MKVIFINTSNIGDLISCLGYAKKISEDFEKSYFVTREGHEAILCRENWVTTVSKEEILKMDFDFVYDFSSSKVSRKIVKIAKSKEKIGFVKNRLDAFFSPYTKTRKRKSGHIVKGYDLIGTETQIPQLTNVKITENDEVAIHIGARNPIRNIPIFLVEQIIDFLLKNNKKIYIFGDSKEDLERLKNRFDVEIFSGDLYELKKLLSQISLFIGSDSGPLHISTALGTKSIGFFGPNIPENSAPLQNIEIVQKKLSCRPCNQNLVCPRNIECLKTLDFKKDILPKLETSIK; this comes from the coding sequence TTGAAAGTTATATTTATAAATACATCAAATATTGGAGATTTAATTTCATGTTTAGGATATGCAAAAAAGATTTCTGAAGATTTTGAGAAGTCCTATTTTGTAACTCGAGAGGGACACGAAGCTATTCTTTGCCGAGAAAATTGGGTAACAACAGTTTCAAAAGAGGAAATTCTAAAAATGGATTTTGATTTTGTCTATGATTTTTCTTCATCAAAAGTTAGTCGTAAAATTGTCAAAATTGCAAAATCAAAAGAGAAAATAGGTTTTGTAAAAAATAGACTTGATGCTTTTTTTTCTCCATACACAAAAACAAGAAAACGAAAAAGCGGACATATTGTAAAAGGCTATGACCTCATCGGAACAGAAACTCAAATTCCGCAACTAACAAATGTTAAAATAACTGAAAACGATGAGGTCGCAATTCATATTGGAGCTAGAAATCCCATCCGAAACATTCCAATCTTTCTTGTTGAACAAATTATAGATTTTCTTTTGAAAAATAATAAAAAGATTTATATTTTTGGAGATTCAAAAGAAGATTTAGAAAGATTGAAAAACAGGTTTGATGTTGAAATTTTTAGTGGTGATTTATACGAATTAAAAAAGCTACTCTCTCAAATTTCGCTTTTTATCGGTTCTGATTCTGGTCCTTTGCATATTTCGACCGCACTCGGAACAAAATCAATCGGCTTTTTTGGCCCAAATATTCCAGAAAACTCTGCTCCGCTACAAAATATTGAAATTGTGCAAAAAAAACTTTCTTGCCGACCTTGTAATCAAAATTTAGTTTGTCCGCGAAATATCGAATGTCTCAAAACTTTAGATTTCAAAAAAGATATTCTTCCAAAACTAGAAACAAGCATTAAGTAA
- a CDS encoding putative transcriptional regulator with C-terminal CBS domains (PFAM: Helix-turn-helix), translated as MENREENLVKKTCRELGITQKELAEKTGISLPTINRWSASNQIPKQNIIFLETILENQKLQNKLLEFQDFFEKFKTLSSF; from the coding sequence TTGGAAAACAGAGAAGAAAATTTAGTTAAAAAAACTTGCCGAGAACTTGGAATCACTCAAAAAGAATTAGCTGAAAAAACAGGAATTTCTTTACCGACAATTAATAGATGGAGTGCTTCCAATCAAATTCCAAAGCAAAATATAATTTTTTTAGAAACTATTTTAGAAAACCAAAAACTTCAAAATAAACTTTTAGAATTTCAAGATTTTTTTGAGAAATTTAAAACACTATCCTCTTTTTAA
- a CDS encoding capsule polysaccharide export protein (PFAM: Capsule polysaccharide biosynthesis protein), whose protein sequence is MSIFFTGNDYYFERKYEHIPNNSNFAKSNYLLERKSISFYIHRFFAFRKLSRMKNKNVVQPEESQKLEFSNKNKTVLIIGQVINDFSILQTKLDNINSLYFYKDIIYKILENTNFNIVFKAHPWENKKANLKAPLTLNELSKTFGKNNRVLLTENFNIYQLFRISNFVLGLSSQGLLEASLFGKKPLQFGNAFYANQGFTYDFKNIEEFLQKIDISENLNITEKEKAEDFFIKILEFHTIPVSYFGRKEVIKRL, encoded by the coding sequence TTGAGCATTTTTTTTACTGGAAATGATTACTATTTTGAAAGAAAATATGAACATATTCCAAATAATTCTAATTTTGCAAAGTCAAATTATTTACTTGAAAGAAAAAGCATTTCTTTTTACATTCATAGATTTTTTGCTTTTAGAAAACTGTCAAGAATGAAAAATAAAAATGTTGTTCAGCCAGAAGAATCACAAAAATTAGAGTTTTCCAATAAAAATAAAACTGTTTTAATAATTGGTCAAGTTATTAATGATTTTTCAATTCTTCAGACTAAGCTCGACAATATCAATTCATTGTATTTTTATAAAGATATTATTTACAAAATTTTAGAGAACACTAATTTCAATATAGTTTTTAAAGCTCATCCGTGGGAAAATAAAAAAGCAAATCTAAAAGCACCTTTAACTCTTAATGAATTAAGTAAAACATTTGGAAAAAATAATAGAGTTTTATTAACAGAGAATTTCAATATTTACCAACTTTTCAGAATAAGTAATTTTGTGTTAGGGTTATCTTCACAAGGTCTTCTTGAAGCTTCTTTGTTTGGAAAAAAACCTTTACAGTTTGGTAATGCTTTTTATGCTAATCAAGGATTTACCTATGACTTTAAAAATATTGAAGAGTTTTTACAAAAAATAGATATAAGTGAAAATTTAAATATTACTGAAAAAGAAAAAGCAGAAGATTTTTTTATTAAAATTTTGGAGTTTCATACTATTCCAGTTTCTTACTTTGGTCGAAAAGAAGTAATTAAAAGATTATAG
- a CDS encoding Nucleotide-diphospho-sugar transferase (PFAM: Nucleotide-diphospho-sugar transferase), with protein sequence MKVVFFYTDDKLYSQHAKLLELSLKKLGIDYFSKSVSANEWQNIIAFKPQFILEMREKFRGDLVYIDADAFVHSDFRPNFENITEDIGVHYLKDEELISATIFMKDSEKTLNFMQKWVEKQKANPEIWDQKVMQETIEEFDISVKKLSPEYTFITDITKERYADEVGKPIIEHLQASRESRYKKKNQKFLRKIFGIKKKPNHRLLFRRNRVKELSKSVNMEFEIE encoded by the coding sequence ATGAAAGTCGTATTTTTTTACACAGATGACAAATTGTATTCCCAACATGCAAAGCTTTTAGAACTCTCTCTAAAAAAATTAGGAATTGACTATTTTTCAAAATCAGTTTCAGCAAATGAGTGGCAAAATATTATTGCTTTTAAACCTCAATTTATTTTAGAGATGAGAGAAAAATTTAGAGGTGATTTAGTTTATATTGATGCCGATGCTTTTGTTCATTCAGATTTCCGACCAAATTTTGAAAACATAACGGAAGATATTGGAGTTCATTATTTAAAAGATGAAGAACTTATTAGTGCAACTATTTTTATGAAAGATAGTGAAAAAACTTTAAACTTTATGCAAAAGTGGGTTGAAAAGCAAAAAGCAAATCCTGAAATTTGGGATCAAAAAGTTATGCAAGAGACAATAGAAGAGTTTGATATTTCTGTAAAAAAACTTTCTCCAGAATATACATTTATTACAGATATTACAAAAGAGAGATATGCCGATGAGGTCGGAAAACCAATTATTGAACATCTTCAGGCAAGTCGAGAGAGTCGCTACAAAAAGAAAAATCAGAAATTTTTACGAAAGATTTTTGGAATCAAAAAGAAACCAAATCATAGATTACTTTTTAGACGAAATAGAGTAAAAGAACTTTCAAAAAGTGTAAATATGGAATTTGAGATTGAATGA
- a CDS encoding 3-oxoacyl-(acyl-carrier-protein) synthase III (PFAM: 3-Oxoacyl-[acyl-carrier-protein (ACP)] synthase III C terminal; 3-Oxoacyl-[acyl-carrier-protein (ACP)] synthase III~TIGRFAM: 3-oxoacyl-(acyl-carrier-protein) synthase III) yields MYASFKSIGAYAPENTLTNSDLEKMVDTTDEWILKRTGIKERRIAGQDELTSDMGVKAGELAIKRACLEKSEIDAVICATISPDHFCMPSTANLIAHKLGLNPVTSFDISAACTGFIYVLNIAKAFVESGSFKNVLVIGAEKLSSIVDYTDRGTCILFGDGAGAAVIGRTENKEEAIIDIHTGADGKYSDFLITPGGGSAEPCSLETIENRRHYMKMQGNATFKVAVKTLTKDVIDIMAKNNIPSEAITHFIPHQANYRIIKAVGDALKLPDEKVVLTIAKYGNTSSASIPMAINDLYEKGGLKRGELMLLDAFGGGLTWGSALIPFGGE; encoded by the coding sequence GTGTATGCCTCTTTTAAATCAATAGGTGCTTATGCACCAGAGAACACTTTGACAAATAGCGATCTTGAAAAAATGGTCGATACAACTGATGAATGGATTTTAAAAAGAACTGGAATTAAAGAGAGAAGAATTGCAGGACAAGATGAATTAACAAGTGATATGGGTGTTAAAGCAGGGGAACTTGCGATTAAAAGAGCTTGTTTGGAAAAAAGTGAAATTGATGCAGTTATCTGTGCAACGATTTCTCCAGATCATTTTTGTATGCCCTCCACGGCGAACCTCATCGCCCACAAACTAGGTTTAAATCCCGTAACATCTTTTGATATTTCCGCGGCTTGTACTGGTTTTATCTATGTTTTAAACATTGCAAAAGCTTTTGTAGAATCTGGTAGTTTTAAAAATGTTCTTGTTATTGGTGCGGAAAAACTCTCTTCAATTGTAGATTACACAGACCGAGGAACTTGTATTCTTTTTGGAGATGGTGCAGGTGCTGCTGTAATTGGTAGAACAGAAAATAAAGAAGAAGCAATTATCGATATTCACACAGGAGCAGATGGAAAATATTCGGATTTTCTTATTACTCCAGGTGGCGGTAGTGCTGAACCGTGTTCGCTTGAGACGATTGAAAATCGTCGCCACTACATGAAAATGCAAGGAAATGCCACTTTTAAAGTCGCGGTAAAAACTCTCACAAAAGATGTGATTGACATCATGGCAAAAAACAATATTCCATCCGAAGCAATCACTCACTTTATTCCGCACCAAGCAAATTACCGAATTATCAAAGCTGTTGGCGATGCCCTAAAGTTACCTGATGAAAAAGTTGTTTTGACAATTGCAAAATATGGAAACACCTCATCGGCATCAATTCCAATGGCAATAAATGATTTATATGAAAAAGGTGGTTTGAAACGGGGCGAACTTATGCTACTTGATGCTTTTGGTGGCGGACTAACTTGGGGTAGTGCCTTAATTCCATTTGGAGGTGAATAG